From a single Nicotiana tabacum cultivar K326 chromosome 8, ASM71507v2, whole genome shotgun sequence genomic region:
- the LOC107822236 gene encoding geraniol 8-hydroxylase-like, whose product MELHTILLLCISLFCWFFFKTYLHSKSRKLPPGPTGFPIIGSLLELGSKPHHSLANLAKIHGPLMTLKLGSVTTIVASSPETAKEILQKHDKTLSARTVTNAITAQPNPEATLAWVTGDKWRNRRRICSTQMFTNRRLDSLQEIRHKKVAQLVNHMRKQCQSGAAVDIGRVTFATTLNLMSSTIFSIDLVDPEFQTVQEFMDLVGIIMEDSVKPNLSDYFPFIRWLDLQGVKRHIKPAYLRLHEIFDQVIEKRVEDRASGMKKTGDFLDVLLDQCEEEGSGFDRQTIKPLILDLFLAGSDTSAITTEWAVAELLRNPQKLQKLREEILQQIGTERPVKESDIDKLPYLQAVVKEVIRLHPAAPLLLPHKAQEDTEIFDFIVPKNSQVLVNAWAIERDPKYWEKPLEFMPERFINSSVDYKGRDFEYIPFGAGRRICPGMPLAIRMVNLMLASIVQPFSWKLPKGMAPENLDMEEQFGLTLRKAIPLLAIPSMEENKAMI is encoded by the exons atggaACTTCATACTATCCTTCTCTTGTGCATCTCCCTTTTTTGCTGGTTCTTCTTTAAAACATATCTCCATTCTAAATCCAGAAAGCTACCCCCTGGTCCTACTGGTTTCCCCATAATCGGTTCACTACTAGAGCTAGGTTCAAAACCTCATCATTCACTAGCCAACCTAGCCAAAATCCATGGCCCTCTCATGACTCTAAAATTAGGTTCAGTCACTACCATAGTAGCCTCCTCACCTGAAACAGCCAAAGAAATCCTCCAAAAACACGATAAAACATTATCAGCACGCACTGTTACCAATGCTATCACCGCTCAACCAAATCCAGAAGCCACCTTAGCTTGGGTCACAGGCGACAAGTGGAGAAACAGGAGAAGAATATGTAGCACACAAATGTTCACTAACCGAAGACTCGATTCTCTCCAAGAAATACGTCACAAGAAGGTTGCACAACTAGTGAATCATATGAGAAAGCAGTGTCAAAGCGGTGCAGCTGTTGACATAGGACGCGTTACTTTCGCGACGACGTTGAATTTAATGTCGAGCACTATTTTCTCTATTGATTTGGTTGACCCGGAATTCCAGACGGTTCAAGAGTTTATGGATTTGGTTGGGATAATTATGGAGGATTCAGTGAAACCTAACTTGTCTGATTATTTCCCGTTTATACGGTGGCTTGATTTACAAGGAGTGAAACGTCATATAAAGCCAGCATATTTAAGGTTGCATGAGATATTTGACCAAGTAATTGAGAAGAGAGTAGAAGATAGAGCGTCAGGGATGAAGAAAACAGGCGATTTCTTGGATGTACTACTTGATCAATGTGAAGAAGAAGGGTCTGGATTTGATCGCCAAACTATCAAACCGCTTATCCTG GATTTATTCCTTGCTGGAAGCGACACGTCCGCCATAACAACAGAATGGGCAGTGGCAGAACTTCTTCGAAATCCTCAAAAGTTACAAAAATTAAGAGAAGAAATTCTTCAACAAATAGGCACAGAAAGGCCAGTGAAAGAATCAGACATTGACAAACTTCCATACCTTCAAGCAGTTGTAAAAGAAGTCATCAGACTACACCCAGCAGCTCCATTACTCTTACCACACAAAGCTCAAGAAGACACAGAAATATTCGATTTCATTGTGCCCAAGAACAGCCAAGTTCTCGTAAATGCATGGGCAATTGAGAGAGATCCAAAATACTGGGAAAAACCACTAGAGTTTATGCCTGAAAGATTCATCAATTCAAGTGTGGATTACAAAGGAAGGGACTTTGAGTATATACCATTCGGCGCCGGCCGGAGAATTTGTCCTGGAATGCCACTTGCTATAAGGATGGTTAATTTGATGTTGGCTTCTATTGTTCAACCATTTAGTTGGAAGTTACCAAAAGGGATGGCACCAGAGAATTTGGATATGGAGGAACAGTTCGGACTTACTTTGAGGAAGGCCATTCCTCTTCTTGCCATTCCTAGTATGGAAGAAAATAAGGCCATGATTTGA